The Lonsdalea populi genome window below encodes:
- a CDS encoding Slp family lipoprotein — translation MKRVVCRSGRCGLLLLSLGTLSACVTVPESLRGTSETPQMDLVRVMSAPAVYVGQESRLGGKVVAVSNEANRTRLEISSMPLDAGARPVLGAPSEGRFVAYVNGFLEPTDYTNQLVTVVGPITGSEQGKIGNRPYRFVVVQADRYKRWRVVQQLAPSAGMYDPWWGYRGRPGWGPRWGWDEWPGPARLEMLVTE, via the coding sequence ATGAAACGCGTTGTCTGCAGGTCGGGCCGTTGTGGCCTGCTGCTGCTTTCGCTGGGCACGCTGAGCGCGTGCGTGACCGTACCCGAGTCCTTGCGTGGCACATCGGAGACGCCGCAGATGGATTTGGTCAGGGTGATGAGCGCGCCCGCGGTTTACGTCGGCCAGGAGTCGCGTCTGGGGGGCAAAGTGGTGGCGGTAAGCAACGAGGCGAATCGCACCCGTCTCGAAATCAGCAGCATGCCGCTGGATGCCGGCGCCAGACCTGTTTTAGGCGCGCCGTCGGAAGGCCGTTTCGTGGCTTATGTTAATGGCTTCCTTGAGCCGACGGATTACACCAATCAACTGGTCACCGTCGTGGGGCCTATCACCGGCTCCGAACAGGGTAAGATCGGCAACCGCCCATACCGCTTTGTCGTCGTGCAGGCCGACCGCTATAAACGCTGGCGTGTTGTGCAGCAACTGGCGCCGTCTGCCGGTATGTACGATCCGTGGTGGGGGTATCGCGGCCGTCCCGGCTGGGGGCCTCGATGGGGATGGGACGAGTGGCCGGGACCGGCCAGACTGGAAATGTTAGTCACGGAATGA
- the tsaB gene encoding tRNA (adenosine(37)-N6)-threonylcarbamoyltransferase complex dimerization subunit type 1 TsaB → MSTRILALDTATEACSVALWNEGEIHALSEVCPREHTQRILPMVQQILSEHGLTLSDMDALAFGLGPGSFTGVRIGIGIAQGLALGADLPMIGVSTLATLAQGAFRLTGATQALTAIDARMSEVYWAQYRRDEQGIWRGEETEAVLAPSQVQTQTAALNGEWATAGTGWQTYPDLAQPADAVLQDSHCLLPQAEDMLPLALQRWQSGATLRVEQAQPRYLRNEVAWKKLPGRE, encoded by the coding sequence ATGTCTACGCGAATTTTAGCGCTTGATACCGCAACGGAAGCCTGTTCCGTTGCGTTGTGGAATGAAGGTGAAATCCACGCATTATCTGAAGTTTGTCCCCGCGAACATACCCAGCGTATTTTGCCGATGGTTCAGCAGATCCTGAGCGAACACGGCCTCACGCTGAGCGATATGGATGCCTTGGCGTTTGGCCTTGGCCCCGGCAGTTTTACCGGCGTGCGTATCGGTATCGGCATCGCTCAAGGGCTGGCGCTGGGCGCCGACTTGCCGATGATTGGCGTCTCCACGCTGGCCACCCTGGCGCAGGGCGCTTTCCGTCTGACCGGCGCGACCCAGGCGCTCACGGCGATAGATGCGCGCATGAGCGAAGTCTACTGGGCGCAGTATCGCCGCGACGAACAGGGTATCTGGCGCGGTGAGGAGACGGAAGCCGTGCTCGCGCCCTCGCAGGTGCAGACGCAGACGGCAGCTCTCAACGGTGAATGGGCGACGGCCGGCACCGGCTGGCAGACGTACCCCGATTTGGCCCAACCCGCCGACGCGGTGTTGCAAGATAGCCACTGTTTATTACCGCAGGCGGAAGATATGCTACCGCTGGCGTTGCAGCGCTGGCAGTCAGGCGCGACATTGCGCGTAGAGCAGGCGCAGCCGCGTTACCTGCGTAATGAGGTCGCATGGAAAAAATTGCCGGGGCGTGAATAA
- a CDS encoding ATP-dependent DNA helicase, whose protein sequence is MPTYSPAKRESVAAAAIENDDFAPEGALAKAIKGFKPREPQRQMAAAVADAIARQKPLVVEAGTGTGKTYAYLAPALRAEKKVIISTGSKALQDQLYSRDLPTVARALNYPGKLALLKGRSNYLCIERLEQQSMTGGDLSKDNLRELVKLRGWSSLTDDGDTSACRDVPEDSHIWPLVTSTNDNCLGNDCPHYKACFVVKARRRAMDADVVVVNHHLYLADRVVKESGFAELIPDGDVVIFDEAHQIPDIASQYFGQQLSSRQLFDLARDMIIAYRTEVRDAAQLQKSADRLSQSTQDFRLALGDPGYRGNLRDVVTDAGLQRALLWLDDALELCYDVVKLSLGRSTLLDAAFERVTVYRNRLKRLQDVQQPGYSYWYECTRRHFVLALTPLSVSDRFHDVMKEKAASWIFTSATLSVNEKMDHFIARLGLEEAETLLLPSPFDYARQALLCVPRFLPETGRRGSGKQLAQMLTPLIQANQGRCFMLCTSHLMMRELAAEFRASLTLPVLLQGETSKTQLLSQFLAAGNALLVATSSFWEGVDVRGDALSCVIIDKLPFTSPDDPLLKARMEDCRLRGGDPFNDVQLPDAVITLKQGVGRLIRDVDDRGVLVICDNRLVMRPYGEVFLNSLPPAPRTRSLPQAVAFLTRKA, encoded by the coding sequence ATGCCGACCTATTCCCCAGCAAAGAGAGAGAGCGTGGCTGCAGCAGCAATCGAGAACGATGATTTTGCCCCGGAGGGCGCATTGGCAAAGGCCATCAAGGGATTTAAACCCCGAGAACCGCAGCGGCAAATGGCGGCTGCCGTCGCCGACGCCATCGCCCGGCAGAAGCCGCTGGTGGTCGAAGCGGGAACCGGGACGGGAAAAACCTATGCCTATCTTGCGCCCGCGCTGCGCGCCGAAAAGAAGGTGATCATCTCCACCGGTTCTAAAGCGTTACAAGATCAGCTCTACAGCCGCGATCTGCCGACCGTGGCGCGTGCGCTCAACTATCCCGGCAAACTGGCGCTGCTGAAAGGGCGCTCCAACTATCTGTGCATTGAACGGCTGGAACAGCAGTCAATGACGGGGGGCGATCTTTCCAAAGATAACCTGCGCGAGTTGGTCAAGCTGCGCGGCTGGTCCTCGCTGACTGACGATGGCGATACCAGCGCCTGCCGCGATGTGCCGGAAGATAGCCACATCTGGCCGCTGGTCACCAGCACCAATGACAACTGCCTCGGCAATGACTGCCCGCATTATAAAGCGTGTTTCGTGGTCAAAGCGCGCCGCCGGGCGATGGACGCCGATGTCGTGGTGGTCAACCACCATCTGTATCTGGCGGACCGGGTGGTGAAGGAGAGCGGTTTTGCTGAGCTGATCCCCGACGGCGACGTCGTGATTTTCGATGAGGCCCATCAGATTCCCGATATCGCCAGCCAGTATTTCGGTCAGCAGTTGAGCAGCCGGCAGTTGTTCGATTTGGCGCGAGATATGATCATCGCCTATCGCACCGAAGTGCGCGACGCGGCTCAGTTGCAGAAAAGTGCGGATCGGCTGTCGCAAAGCACGCAGGATTTTCGCCTGGCGCTCGGCGATCCCGGTTATCGCGGCAACCTTCGTGACGTTGTCACGGATGCCGGGCTGCAGCGCGCACTCCTGTGGCTCGATGATGCGCTAGAGCTGTGTTACGACGTCGTAAAACTCTCGCTTGGGCGCTCCACGCTGCTGGATGCCGCGTTTGAGCGCGTCACTGTTTATCGCAATCGGCTAAAACGGCTGCAGGATGTGCAACAGCCCGGCTACAGCTATTGGTATGAATGCACCCGTCGTCACTTTGTGCTGGCATTGACGCCGCTGTCGGTATCTGACCGCTTTCATGACGTGATGAAAGAGAAAGCCGCGAGCTGGATCTTCACCTCCGCCACCTTGTCCGTGAACGAGAAAATGGATCATTTCATTGCGCGATTGGGGCTGGAAGAGGCGGAAACGTTGCTGCTGCCGAGCCCCTTCGACTATGCCCGCCAGGCGCTGCTGTGCGTCCCGCGTTTTCTGCCGGAAACCGGGCGTCGGGGCAGCGGCAAGCAGCTGGCGCAGATGTTGACGCCGCTGATTCAGGCGAATCAGGGACGCTGCTTTATGCTGTGCACCTCGCATTTGATGATGCGTGAGCTGGCGGCGGAGTTTCGCGCCAGTCTGACCCTGCCGGTATTACTGCAGGGCGAGACCAGCAAAACCCAATTGTTGTCGCAGTTTCTGGCGGCGGGCAACGCGCTGCTGGTGGCGACCAGCAGTTTCTGGGAAGGGGTGGACGTGCGCGGCGATGCGTTGTCCTGCGTCATCATCGATAAGCTGCCGTTTACCTCGCCCGACGATCCGCTGCTGAAGGCGCGGATGGAGGACTGCCGCCTGCGCGGCGGCGATCCCTTTAATGATGTGCAGTTGCCGGACGCGGTGATTACTCTCAAGCAGGGCGTGGGACGGTTGATCCGCGACGTCGACGATCGCGGCGTGTTGGTGATCTGCGATAATCGGCTGGTCATGCGTCCCTACGGCGAAGTCTTTCTCAATAGTTTACCGCCCGCGCCGCGCACGCGAAGCCTGCCGCAGGCGGTGGCTTTCCTGACGCGCAAAGCGTAG
- a CDS encoding YoaH family protein, with protein MFAGIPSLTHEQQQQAVEEIHRLISEGMSSGEAITRVAQALRQEHQGERVVARFEDDEEDESQ; from the coding sequence ATGTTTGCAGGTATTCCGTCGCTCACGCATGAACAGCAGCAGCAGGCCGTAGAAGAAATCCACCGCTTGATTTCAGAAGGGATGAGCAGCGGCGAAGCTATCACCCGCGTGGCGCAGGCACTCCGCCAGGAACATCAGGGAGAGCGCGTTGTCGCGCGTTTTGAAGATGACGAGGAGGATGAATCGCAGTAA
- the pabB gene encoding aminodeoxychorismate synthase component 1, which yields MPMSLVYHALPYQPDALLTQFASLSEQPWAMLLHSGTAEHTHNRFDILVADPRVTLQTRGDTTEITEDGKVRVSPADPFELLQQQVERLGLAAAPSPDLPFQGGALGLFGYDLGRRVERLPSRAAQDIDIPDMAVGLYDWALVADHHQHRLTLITRGDPAPRLAWLKAQRNTSNDAFTLTSEWQANMSREEYGAKFRQVQDYLHAGDCYQVNLAQRFQARYAGSEWQAFLRLSASNRAPFSAFIRLPHNTVISVSPERFLWLNDRHIQTRPIKGTLPRLPDAADDARQAERLAESTKDRAENLMIVDLLRNDIGRVALPGSVSVPELFVVEPFPAVHHLVSTIEAQLPVELHAADLLRACFPGGSITGAPKVRAMEIIEELEPQRRTAYCGSIGYLSVCGTMDTNITIRTLVTDRGSIYCWAGGGIVADSEEQAEYQETFDKVGRILPLLASHS from the coding sequence ATGCCAATGTCGTTAGTCTACCATGCTCTGCCTTATCAACCGGACGCTTTGTTAACCCAATTCGCCTCGCTCTCCGAGCAGCCCTGGGCGATGCTGCTGCACTCCGGCACCGCTGAACATACTCATAATCGGTTCGATATCCTGGTCGCCGATCCGCGCGTCACATTACAGACCCGTGGCGATACCACAGAGATAACCGAAGATGGCAAGGTTCGGGTTTCACCGGCAGATCCATTCGAGCTGCTGCAACAGCAGGTGGAACGATTAGGTCTGGCCGCAGCGCCCTCGCCGGATCTGCCGTTTCAGGGCGGCGCGCTGGGACTGTTCGGCTACGATCTGGGCCGACGCGTGGAACGCCTGCCGTCGCGGGCCGCGCAGGATATTGATATCCCCGATATGGCCGTAGGCCTGTATGACTGGGCGCTGGTTGCCGACCATCATCAGCACAGGCTGACGCTGATCACACGGGGCGACCCGGCGCCGCGTTTGGCGTGGCTGAAAGCGCAGCGGAATACGTCTAACGACGCCTTTACGCTGACTTCCGAATGGCAGGCCAACATGTCACGAGAGGAGTACGGTGCCAAGTTTCGTCAGGTTCAGGATTATCTGCACGCAGGCGACTGCTATCAGGTCAATCTGGCGCAACGCTTTCAGGCCCGCTATGCAGGCAGCGAGTGGCAGGCGTTCCTGCGTCTTTCCGCCAGCAATCGCGCGCCCTTTTCGGCCTTTATCCGGCTGCCGCATAACACGGTCATCAGCGTGTCGCCCGAGCGTTTTTTATGGCTGAACGACCGTCATATTCAGACTCGCCCGATTAAAGGCACGCTGCCCCGGCTACCCGATGCCGCTGACGACGCCAGGCAAGCGGAGCGTTTGGCGGAGTCCACCAAAGATCGGGCGGAAAACCTGATGATCGTCGATCTGCTGCGCAACGATATAGGCCGCGTGGCCTTGCCCGGCAGCGTGAGCGTGCCGGAATTGTTTGTGGTAGAACCGTTTCCGGCGGTTCACCACCTGGTGAGCACCATTGAGGCCCAACTGCCCGTGGAGCTGCATGCGGCCGATCTGCTGCGGGCCTGTTTCCCCGGCGGCTCGATTACCGGCGCGCCAAAAGTCCGGGCGATGGAGATCATTGAAGAGCTGGAGCCTCAGCGCAGGACCGCTTATTGCGGCAGCATCGGTTACCTAAGCGTCTGCGGCACGATGGATACCAATATCACCATCCGCACGCTCGTCACCGACCGGGGTTCGATTTACTGCTGGGCCGGCGGCGGGATTGTCGCGGACAGCGAAGAGCAGGCGGAATATCAGGAAACCTTCGATAAGGTCGGACGTATTCTGCCGTTGCTGGCGTCCCACTCTTAA
- a CDS encoding L-serine ammonia-lyase: MISVFDMYKIGIGPSSSHTIGPMKAGKQFVDELEQAGLLANVDSVKVDVYGSLALTGKGHHTDIAIMLGLAGNQPDTVDIDAIPTFIQDVVLHQRLPLNGRHEVTFSQADGLTFHSDNLPLHENGMTLSAYAGAALIYRQTYYSIGGGFIIDEAHFSQPVITPVEVPYPYHSAQQLLALCKANGLSISALMLRNERAIRPQAEIDDYFAAVWRAMSQCIDRGLNTEGLLPGPLRVPRRAAALRRMLMSTDALTRDPMSVVDWVNMFALAVNEENAAGGRVVTAPTNGACGIVPAVLAYYDRFIEPVGTQVFLPYFMTTGAIGILYKMNASISGAEVGCQGEVGVACSMAAAGLTELLGGSPEQVCVAAEIGMEHNLGLTCDPVAGQVQVPCIERNAIAAVKAINASRMAMRRTSEPRVSLDKVIETMYETGKDMNAKYRETSRGGLAIKVQCD; the protein is encoded by the coding sequence GTGATAAGCGTTTTCGACATGTACAAGATCGGCATCGGCCCTTCCAGTTCTCATACTATTGGACCGATGAAGGCCGGTAAGCAGTTCGTCGATGAATTAGAACAGGCCGGTCTTCTCGCCAACGTTGATAGCGTAAAGGTTGATGTTTATGGGTCGCTGGCGCTGACCGGCAAAGGCCACCACACGGATATCGCGATCATGCTGGGGCTCGCCGGCAATCAACCGGACACCGTAGATATCGATGCCATTCCTACGTTCATTCAGGATGTCGTCCTCCACCAGCGTTTGCCGCTGAACGGGCGGCATGAAGTGACGTTTTCCCAGGCCGACGGCCTGACGTTCCACTCGGACAACCTGCCGTTGCATGAAAATGGCATGACGCTAAGCGCATACGCGGGCGCTGCGTTGATTTACCGCCAGACTTATTACTCTATCGGCGGCGGATTTATCATCGACGAGGCTCACTTTAGCCAGCCCGTCATCACCCCCGTGGAAGTGCCCTATCCGTATCATTCGGCACAACAGCTGCTCGCATTGTGTAAAGCCAACGGTCTGTCCATCTCCGCGCTGATGTTACGTAATGAGCGCGCTATTCGCCCGCAGGCCGAGATCGATGACTATTTCGCGGCTGTTTGGCGCGCCATGAGCCAGTGCATCGACCGCGGTCTTAATACCGAAGGACTGTTACCCGGGCCGTTGCGCGTACCTCGCCGTGCCGCCGCGCTGCGACGCATGCTCATGTCGACCGATGCCCTGACCCGCGATCCCATGTCCGTCGTGGACTGGGTCAATATGTTTGCTCTGGCCGTCAATGAAGAAAATGCGGCAGGCGGTCGCGTCGTGACGGCGCCGACCAACGGGGCCTGCGGTATCGTTCCCGCCGTACTGGCCTATTACGATCGCTTCATCGAGCCCGTCGGTACGCAGGTGTTCCTGCCCTATTTCATGACGACGGGGGCTATCGGTATTCTGTACAAAATGAATGCCTCTATTTCGGGAGCAGAAGTCGGCTGTCAGGGCGAAGTGGGCGTAGCCTGTTCGATGGCCGCCGCCGGTCTGACCGAACTGCTGGGCGGCAGCCCTGAACAGGTCTGCGTCGCGGCGGAAATTGGAATGGAGCACAATCTGGGTCTGACCTGCGATCCCGTCGCCGGTCAGGTACAGGTGCCCTGTATTGAGCGCAATGCGATTGCGGCCGTTAAAGCGATCAATGCGTCGCGTATGGCGATGCGGCGTACGTCCGAGCCTCGCGTGTCATTAGATAAAGTGATCGAAACGATGTATGAAACGGGTAAGGATATGAATGCAAAATATCGGGAAACATCACGTGGCGGGTTGGCGATCAAAGTCCAATGTGATTAA
- a CDS encoding TerC family protein translates to MEFLLDPSIWAGLLTLVVLEIVLGIDNLVFIAILADKLPPKQRDKARIIGLSLALLMRLGLLSLISWMVTLTRPLFHVGEFSFAGRDLILLAGGIFLLFKATMELHERLENRPHDPNASREHANFWAVVIQIVILDAVFSLDAVITAVGMVNHLGIMMTAVIIAMGVMLLASKPLTRFVNEHPTVVVLCLSFLLMIGLSLVAEGFGFHIPKGYLYAAIGFSIIIELFNQIARHNFAKHQSHRPMRERTAEAILRLMGARAKNREQDDEKEPQQHIEETFAEEERYMISGVLTLASRSLRSVMTPRTEISWVDSERSTEEIRIQLLDTPHSLFPVCRGDLDELVGVVRAKDLLVALEEGRDVETFAAVTSPIVVPETLDVINLLPVLRRAKGSLVMVTNEFGVVQGLVTPLDVLEAIAGEFPDEDETPEIVADATGWLVKGSTDLHSLQQALDMQDLVDPKEDYTSLAGLLLAHSNEFPHIGEVLEFSHLRFTIMAASEYRIELVHIERIVDQQAQDEEA, encoded by the coding sequence ATGGAATTTTTGCTAGATCCTTCAATCTGGGCAGGCTTACTGACGTTGGTGGTACTCGAAATTGTTCTGGGCATCGATAACCTGGTATTTATTGCTATTTTGGCGGATAAACTCCCGCCAAAACAGCGTGACAAGGCTCGAATCATCGGCCTGTCGCTCGCATTGTTGATGCGTCTGGGGCTGCTTTCGTTGATTTCCTGGATGGTGACGCTGACGCGTCCGCTGTTCCACGTCGGCGAGTTTAGCTTCGCCGGCCGAGACCTGATCCTGCTTGCCGGGGGGATATTCCTTCTCTTCAAGGCGACGATGGAGCTGCACGAGCGGCTGGAAAACCGTCCGCACGATCCCAATGCCAGCCGTGAACACGCAAATTTCTGGGCTGTCGTGATTCAGATCGTGATTCTGGATGCGGTGTTCTCGCTCGATGCAGTGATAACCGCCGTCGGTATGGTCAACCACCTGGGTATCATGATGACCGCGGTGATCATCGCCATGGGGGTGATGCTGCTGGCGTCGAAACCGCTGACGCGCTTCGTAAACGAACACCCCACGGTAGTCGTGCTGTGCCTGAGCTTCCTGCTAATGATCGGGCTTAGCCTGGTGGCCGAAGGCTTTGGTTTCCATATTCCCAAGGGATACCTCTACGCAGCGATTGGCTTCTCCATCATCATCGAACTGTTCAATCAAATTGCGCGTCACAACTTCGCCAAGCACCAGTCGCATCGCCCTATGCGTGAGCGTACTGCCGAAGCGATTTTGCGGCTAATGGGCGCACGGGCAAAAAACCGCGAACAGGATGATGAAAAAGAACCTCAGCAGCACATCGAAGAGACGTTCGCCGAGGAAGAGCGCTATATGATCAGCGGCGTTTTGACGCTGGCCTCGCGTTCACTGCGCAGCGTCATGACGCCGCGGACCGAAATTTCCTGGGTCGATAGCGAACGCTCCACGGAAGAGATCCGCATTCAACTGCTGGATACGCCGCATAGCCTCTTTCCTGTCTGCCGTGGGGATCTGGATGAGCTGGTGGGCGTCGTGCGCGCGAAGGATCTGCTGGTAGCGCTGGAAGAGGGACGGGATGTGGAAACCTTCGCCGCCGTGACATCGCCCATCGTGGTGCCGGAAACGTTGGATGTCATCAATTTGCTGCCGGTATTGCGACGTGCAAAAGGCAGCCTGGTGATGGTGACCAACGAATTTGGCGTCGTGCAGGGTCTGGTTACGCCGCTGGACGTGCTGGAAGCGATTGCCGGTGAATTCCCCGACGAGGATGAAACGCCAGAGATTGTCGCCGATGCTACCGGCTGGCTGGTGAAGGGCAGCACCGATTTACATTCGCTGCAGCAGGCGTTGGACATGCAAGATCTGGTGGACCCGAAAGAGGATTACACCTCGCTCGCCGGACTGCTGCTGGCGCACAGCAATGAGTTCCCGCATATCGGGGAAGTGCTGGAGTTCAGCCACCTAAGATTTACCATTATGGCGGCCAGCGAATACCGTATCGAACTGGTACATATTGAGCGCATTGTCGACCAGCAGGCTCAGGACGAAGAAGCGTAA
- the manX gene encoding PTS mannose transporter subunit IIAB, with protein sequence MSIAIVLCTHGATAGPLLNTAEMILGKQDNVGWIDFVPGENAETLLEKYETKLSELDTAQGVIFLVDTWGGSPFNAASRLVTDKNNHDVVTGANIPMLVETFMARDDDPDFANLVAIALEAGRAGVKALKTVDAAPAKPAAKPSAAPVAAPGPGGHMKIGLARIDDRLIHGQVATRWTKETNVNRIIVVSNEVAADNVRKTLLTQVAPPGVSAHVVDVAKAIRVYNNPKYAGDRVMLLFTNPTDVETLVEAGVDLPSVNIGGMAYRQGKIQVNNAVSIDEKDIEAFRKLAERGIELEVRKVSSDSKINMMDLINKAAR encoded by the coding sequence GTGAGTATCGCAATTGTCTTATGCACTCACGGTGCCACTGCCGGGCCCCTGCTCAATACGGCTGAAATGATCCTGGGAAAGCAGGACAATGTCGGCTGGATTGATTTTGTTCCCGGTGAAAACGCAGAAACGCTGTTGGAAAAATACGAGACCAAACTCAGCGAGCTGGATACGGCTCAGGGCGTTATTTTCCTGGTCGATACCTGGGGAGGAAGCCCTTTCAACGCAGCCAGCCGTCTGGTGACGGATAAAAACAACCATGACGTGGTCACCGGCGCCAACATCCCCATGCTGGTCGAAACCTTTATGGCACGTGACGATGACCCGGACTTTGCCAATTTGGTGGCTATCGCACTCGAAGCGGGCCGCGCGGGCGTCAAGGCGCTTAAAACGGTGGATGCTGCCCCAGCTAAACCCGCAGCGAAACCATCCGCCGCGCCCGTAGCCGCCCCTGGCCCCGGCGGCCACATGAAAATCGGTCTGGCGCGCATCGACGACCGGTTGATTCATGGTCAGGTAGCTACCCGCTGGACTAAAGAGACCAACGTCAACCGCATTATCGTCGTCAGCAATGAAGTTGCTGCGGACAATGTGCGCAAAACGTTGTTGACGCAGGTGGCGCCTCCCGGAGTAAGCGCACATGTGGTGGATGTCGCAAAAGCGATTCGTGTCTACAACAACCCCAAATACGCGGGCGACCGCGTCATGCTGCTGTTTACCAATCCGACCGATGTCGAAACGCTGGTGGAAGCCGGTGTGGATTTGCCGTCGGTCAATATTGGCGGCATGGCCTACCGACAAGGAAAAATACAGGTCAATAACGCCGTATCCATAGATGAAAAAGATATTGAGGCATTCCGCAAGCTGGCTGAGCGCGGTATTGAATTGGAGGTCCGTAAAGTTTCCAGCGATAGCAAGATCAATATGATGGATTTAATCAATAAGGCGGCTCGCTAA
- a CDS encoding PTS mannose/fructose/sorbose transporter subunit IIC: MEITTLQIVLIFIVACISGMGSILDEFQFHRPLVACTLIGFVLGDIKTGIIIGGTLEMIALGWMNIGAAVAPDAALASIISTILVIAGGQSVGAGIALAIPLAAAGQVLTIIVRTITVAFQHAADSAAERGNLSAISWLHISALLLQAMRIAVPSVLVAISVGTEVVHTLLSSIPDVVTNGLNIAGGMIVVVGYAMVINMMRAGYLMPFFYLGFVTAAFTNFNLVALGVIGIVMAVLYIQLSPKYNKIQGAAAPTQGNNDLDNELD, from the coding sequence ATGGAGATCACCACGCTTCAGATTGTGCTGATATTTATCGTAGCTTGTATCTCAGGGATGGGTTCCATTCTTGATGAGTTCCAGTTTCACCGTCCTTTGGTCGCCTGTACCTTAATTGGTTTTGTTCTCGGCGATATTAAGACCGGTATTATTATCGGCGGGACATTGGAAATGATTGCCTTGGGCTGGATGAATATCGGGGCCGCCGTGGCGCCCGATGCCGCCCTGGCTTCCATCATTTCCACCATTCTGGTTATTGCTGGCGGACAGAGCGTCGGCGCCGGAATCGCGCTGGCTATCCCACTGGCGGCGGCCGGTCAGGTGCTGACGATTATCGTGCGTACCATTACCGTGGCTTTCCAGCATGCGGCGGACAGCGCGGCCGAGCGCGGCAACCTGTCGGCCATCAGTTGGCTCCACATCTCCGCTCTGCTGTTGCAGGCCATGCGTATCGCTGTCCCGTCCGTACTCGTCGCGATTTCCGTCGGGACCGAAGTGGTGCATACCCTGCTTTCCTCTATACCGGACGTCGTGACCAACGGCCTGAATATCGCGGGCGGCATGATTGTCGTGGTTGGTTACGCGATGGTAATCAACATGATGCGCGCCGGCTATCTGATGCCTTTCTTCTATCTCGGTTTCGTCACTGCGGCCTTCACCAACTTCAACCTGGTGGCGCTGGGGGTGATTGGCATCGTGATGGCCGTGCTGTATATCCAGCTCAGCCCGAAATACAACAAGATTCAAGGCGCGGCGGCTCCCACCCAAGGCAATAACGATCTCGATAACGAACTGGATTAA
- a CDS encoding PTS mannose transporter subunit IID yields MTDSTQVKKLTASDIRGVFIRSNLFQGSWNFERMQALGFCFSMVPVIRRLYPENTDERKQAIKRHLEFFNTHPFAAAPILGVTMAMEEQRANGAPIDDGAINGLKVGLMGPLAGVGDPIFWGTARPVFAALGAGIAMTGSLLGPILFFVLFNLVRLLVRYYGVAYGYKKGADIVSDMGGGFLQKMTEGASILGLFVMGALVNKWTHVNIPLVVSRVTGQDGKITVTTVQSILDQLMPGLVPLLLTFGCMWLLRRKVNALWLIMGFFAIGIFGYWIGLLGL; encoded by the coding sequence ATGACTGATTCAACCCAAGTAAAAAAACTCACTGCCAGCGACATACGGGGCGTGTTTATTCGCTCTAACCTGTTTCAGGGATCGTGGAACTTCGAACGTATGCAGGCGCTCGGCTTTTGTTTCTCGATGGTGCCCGTCATCCGCCGCTTGTACCCAGAAAATACGGATGAACGCAAGCAGGCCATCAAGCGTCACCTGGAGTTTTTTAATACCCATCCTTTCGCCGCCGCCCCAATTCTGGGTGTGACGATGGCGATGGAAGAACAGCGGGCAAACGGCGCCCCCATCGACGATGGCGCCATCAACGGCCTTAAAGTCGGACTGATGGGACCGCTGGCCGGCGTCGGCGATCCTATTTTTTGGGGAACCGCCCGCCCGGTATTCGCCGCACTTGGCGCCGGGATTGCCATGACGGGGAGCCTGCTCGGCCCGATCCTGTTCTTCGTGCTCTTTAATCTGGTACGTCTGCTGGTGCGCTACTATGGCGTCGCCTACGGTTACAAAAAAGGCGCGGACATCGTTAGCGATATGGGTGGCGGCTTCCTGCAAAAAATGACGGAGGGTGCGTCGATTCTCGGTCTGTTCGTCATGGGGGCGTTGGTGAACAAATGGACGCACGTTAACATCCCTTTGGTCGTGTCACGCGTGACCGGTCAGGATGGGAAGATCACGGTCACGACCGTGCAATCCATTCTGGATCAGTTGATGCCGGGCTTGGTGCCGCTGCTGCTGACTTTCGGCTGTATGTGGCTGCTTCGCCGCAAGGTGAATGCGCTTTGGCTGATCATGGGGTTCTTCGCGATCGGCATCTTCGGTTACTGGATTGGTCTTCTGGGTCTGTGA